In Gymnogyps californianus isolate 813 chromosome 1, ASM1813914v2, whole genome shotgun sequence, the following are encoded in one genomic region:
- the GGACT gene encoding gamma-glutamylaminecyclotransferase codes for MARVFVYGTLKKGQPNYKHMINTAKGLAKFQGTGRTVEKYPLVIAGKYNIPYMLNIPGTGHHVAGEIYSVDDQMLQFLDEFEGCPDMYQRTLMRIEVVEWEGKGGVGEARAAAEGVVECFVYSTTTYPPEWVGLPYHDSYDSSGKHGLSYILRESRD; via the coding sequence ATGGCTCGTGTCTTCGTCTATGGCACGCTGAAGAAGGGCCAGCCCAACTACAAGCACATGATCAACACGGCCAAGGGGCTAGCGAAATTCCAAGGAACGGGCCGCACGGTGGAGAAGTACCCACTGGTGATTGCAGGAAAATACAACATTCCTTACATGCTGAACATCCCGGGGACAGGACACCACGTTGCTGGGGAGATTTACTCGGTTGACGACCAGATGCTGCAGTTCCTGGATGAGTTTGAAGGCTGCCCAGACATGTACCAGCGTACCCTGATGAGAATCGAGGTGGTggagtgggaagggaagggcgGCGTGGGCGAGGCGCGGGCAGCTGCCGAGGGCGTCGTGGAGTGCTTCGTGTACAGCACGACGACGTACCCGCCGGAGTGGGTCGGCCTCCCCTACCATGACAGTTACGACTCCTCGGGGAAACACGGCCTCTCCTACATCCTACGCGAAAGCCGGGATTAG